Proteins from one Poecile atricapillus isolate bPoeAtr1 chromosome 6, bPoeAtr1.hap1, whole genome shotgun sequence genomic window:
- the PWWP2B gene encoding PWWP domain-containing protein 2B isoform X1 — MAEPGAGDAAEAPPPRVGAWVPVLVEQMVNDTLVVTLSCGERRFTGVLLDCSKSCGELSRRKFCHPEHPGHPSPARSQLDASVILPQRSGLFCLPSSFPRHEDPPACAKGAAQGEQEPRPAGPQPAKGSAEEPLPPLLPAPGALPPYPPYFEGAPFPRPLWLRHTYNQWVPQPPPRTIKRTRRRLSRNRDPGRLIMSTIRLRPRQVLCEKCKNTLNPEDAGAPRQNSKTRRKLSVQDKEQKKHGDSDYVEKRNKREKREDDKFSGELVHRTPVIKISYSTPQGKGEVVKIPSRVHGSVKPFCPERVLQNGAGDQEETRDSERCRQTKCLMDKSAGSQLASIPKLKLTRPVHSSVDVPPPKIRLKPHRINDGQSVSIYKAELIDEINVLQNSGDSNPGAFYNDESTDRSLAEISSGSSGEDDDFKRFPQGKDGHDNLAFLMNYRKRKADSSSLSVCSNDSLDESKSSSSEVTSPELCDFLPGDDASVSSSSKDERKIVPPLTVRLHTQSVSKCVTEDGRTVSVGDIVWGKIHGFPWWPARVLDINLSQKENGEPSWREAKVSWFGSPTTSFLSVSKLSPFSEFFKLRFNRKKKGMYRKAITEAAKAVEHLTPEIRDLLTQFET; from the exons ATGGCCGAACCCGGGGCGGGGGACGCGGCGgaggcgccgccgccgcgggtGGGCGCGTGGGTGCCGGTGCTGGTGGAGCAGATGGTGAACGACACGCTGGTGGTGACGCTGAGCTGCGGGGAGCGGCGCTTCACCGGCGTGCTGCTGGACTGCTCCAAGAG CTGTGGGGAGCTGAGCAGGAGGAAGTTCTGCCACCCTGAGCACCCAGGGCACCCCAGTCCAGCCAGGTCCCAGCTGGATGCCTCTGTTATTTTGCCACAAAG GTCTGGATTGTTCTGTCTGCCGTCCTCCTTCCCCAGGCACGAGGACCCTCCCGCCTGCGCCAAGGGAGCCGCGCAGGGCGAGCAGGAGCCGCGGCCCGCTGGCCCCCAGCCCGCCAAGGGCAGCGCCGAGGagccgctgccgccgctgctgcccgCGCCGGGCGCCCTCCCGCCCTACCCGCCCTACTTCGAGGGAGCCCCGTTCCCCCGGCCCCTGTGGCTGCGGCACACCTACAACCAGTGGGTCCCGCAGCCGCCCCCGCGGACTATAAAGAGGACGAGGAGGCGTTTGTCGCGCAACAGGGACCCGGGCAGGCTCATCATGAGCACCATCAGGCTGCGGCCCAGGCAGGTGCTCTGCGAGAAGTGCAAGAACACGCTGAACCCCGAGGACGCCGGCGCGCCGCGGCAGAACTCCAAGACCAGGAGGAAGCTGAGCGTTCAGGACAAGGAGCAGAAAAAGCACGGCGACTCCGACTACGtggagaaaaggaacaaaagagagaagagggagGATGACAAGTTTTCTGGGGAACTGGTGCACCGAACACCAGTTATAAAAATATCCTACAGTACTCCACAAGGGAAAGGTGAAGTGGTAAAAATCCCTTCCCGGGTTCATGGCTCGGTCAAACCGTTCTGCCCGGAGCGGGTGTTGCAGAACGGAGCCGGGGACCAAGAGGAGACCAGGGACTCTGAACGGTGTCGACAAACCAAATGTTTAATGGACAAGTCAGCAGGCAGCCAGCTTGCTTCCATTCCAAAACTGAAGCTCACAAGGCCAGTGCATTCCAGTGTGGATGTCCCACCCCCAAAGATACGGCTGAAGCCCCATCGCATCAACGATGGCCAGAGCGTTTCAATTTATAAGGCAGAACTGATTGACGAAATCAACGTCCTCCAGAACAGCGGGGACTCCAATCCCGGAGCGTTTTACAACGATGAGTCCACCGACAGAAGTTTGGCTGAGATATCTTCAGGCAGTTCAGGTGAAGATGATGACTTTAAAAGGTTTCCCCAGGGTAAAGATGGACACGATAACTTGGCTTTCCTCATGAACTACCgtaaaagaaaagcagattcTTCTAGTTTATCGGTGTGTAGCAATGACAGTCTAGATGAATCCAAGTCTTCTAGTTCAGAAGTGACATCACCAGAACTGTGTGACTTTTTGCCTGGTGATGATGCCTCCGTCTCTTCATCTTCAAAAGATGAGCGTAAAATTGTGCCGCCGCTGACAGTCAGACTGCACACCCAGAGTGTGTCCAAATGTGTTACAGAAGATGGAAGGACTGTTTCAGTGGGGGATATTGTCTGGGGTAAAATTCACGGGTTTCCATGGTGGCCAGCACGTGTTCTTGACATAAACCTCAGCCAGAAGGAAAACGGGGAGCCTTCGTGGCGAGAAGCTAAAGTGTCGTGGTTTGGTTCTCCGACAACTTCGTTCTTATCTGTTTCAAAACTCTCTCCTTTCTCGGAATTTTTCAAACTGAGATTTAATCGCAAGAAGAAAGGGATGTACCGGAAAGCGATCACGGAAGCTGCAAAGGCAGTCGAGCACCTGACTCCAGAAATACGAGATCTCTTAACACAGTTTGAGACATAA
- the PWWP2B gene encoding PWWP domain-containing protein 2B isoform X2: protein MAEPGAGDAAEAPPPRVGAWVPVLVEQMVNDTLVVTLSCGERRFTGVLLDCSKRSGLFCLPSSFPRHEDPPACAKGAAQGEQEPRPAGPQPAKGSAEEPLPPLLPAPGALPPYPPYFEGAPFPRPLWLRHTYNQWVPQPPPRTIKRTRRRLSRNRDPGRLIMSTIRLRPRQVLCEKCKNTLNPEDAGAPRQNSKTRRKLSVQDKEQKKHGDSDYVEKRNKREKREDDKFSGELVHRTPVIKISYSTPQGKGEVVKIPSRVHGSVKPFCPERVLQNGAGDQEETRDSERCRQTKCLMDKSAGSQLASIPKLKLTRPVHSSVDVPPPKIRLKPHRINDGQSVSIYKAELIDEINVLQNSGDSNPGAFYNDESTDRSLAEISSGSSGEDDDFKRFPQGKDGHDNLAFLMNYRKRKADSSSLSVCSNDSLDESKSSSSEVTSPELCDFLPGDDASVSSSSKDERKIVPPLTVRLHTQSVSKCVTEDGRTVSVGDIVWGKIHGFPWWPARVLDINLSQKENGEPSWREAKVSWFGSPTTSFLSVSKLSPFSEFFKLRFNRKKKGMYRKAITEAAKAVEHLTPEIRDLLTQFET from the exons ATGGCCGAACCCGGGGCGGGGGACGCGGCGgaggcgccgccgccgcgggtGGGCGCGTGGGTGCCGGTGCTGGTGGAGCAGATGGTGAACGACACGCTGGTGGTGACGCTGAGCTGCGGGGAGCGGCGCTTCACCGGCGTGCTGCTGGACTGCTCCAAGAG GTCTGGATTGTTCTGTCTGCCGTCCTCCTTCCCCAGGCACGAGGACCCTCCCGCCTGCGCCAAGGGAGCCGCGCAGGGCGAGCAGGAGCCGCGGCCCGCTGGCCCCCAGCCCGCCAAGGGCAGCGCCGAGGagccgctgccgccgctgctgcccgCGCCGGGCGCCCTCCCGCCCTACCCGCCCTACTTCGAGGGAGCCCCGTTCCCCCGGCCCCTGTGGCTGCGGCACACCTACAACCAGTGGGTCCCGCAGCCGCCCCCGCGGACTATAAAGAGGACGAGGAGGCGTTTGTCGCGCAACAGGGACCCGGGCAGGCTCATCATGAGCACCATCAGGCTGCGGCCCAGGCAGGTGCTCTGCGAGAAGTGCAAGAACACGCTGAACCCCGAGGACGCCGGCGCGCCGCGGCAGAACTCCAAGACCAGGAGGAAGCTGAGCGTTCAGGACAAGGAGCAGAAAAAGCACGGCGACTCCGACTACGtggagaaaaggaacaaaagagagaagagggagGATGACAAGTTTTCTGGGGAACTGGTGCACCGAACACCAGTTATAAAAATATCCTACAGTACTCCACAAGGGAAAGGTGAAGTGGTAAAAATCCCTTCCCGGGTTCATGGCTCGGTCAAACCGTTCTGCCCGGAGCGGGTGTTGCAGAACGGAGCCGGGGACCAAGAGGAGACCAGGGACTCTGAACGGTGTCGACAAACCAAATGTTTAATGGACAAGTCAGCAGGCAGCCAGCTTGCTTCCATTCCAAAACTGAAGCTCACAAGGCCAGTGCATTCCAGTGTGGATGTCCCACCCCCAAAGATACGGCTGAAGCCCCATCGCATCAACGATGGCCAGAGCGTTTCAATTTATAAGGCAGAACTGATTGACGAAATCAACGTCCTCCAGAACAGCGGGGACTCCAATCCCGGAGCGTTTTACAACGATGAGTCCACCGACAGAAGTTTGGCTGAGATATCTTCAGGCAGTTCAGGTGAAGATGATGACTTTAAAAGGTTTCCCCAGGGTAAAGATGGACACGATAACTTGGCTTTCCTCATGAACTACCgtaaaagaaaagcagattcTTCTAGTTTATCGGTGTGTAGCAATGACAGTCTAGATGAATCCAAGTCTTCTAGTTCAGAAGTGACATCACCAGAACTGTGTGACTTTTTGCCTGGTGATGATGCCTCCGTCTCTTCATCTTCAAAAGATGAGCGTAAAATTGTGCCGCCGCTGACAGTCAGACTGCACACCCAGAGTGTGTCCAAATGTGTTACAGAAGATGGAAGGACTGTTTCAGTGGGGGATATTGTCTGGGGTAAAATTCACGGGTTTCCATGGTGGCCAGCACGTGTTCTTGACATAAACCTCAGCCAGAAGGAAAACGGGGAGCCTTCGTGGCGAGAAGCTAAAGTGTCGTGGTTTGGTTCTCCGACAACTTCGTTCTTATCTGTTTCAAAACTCTCTCCTTTCTCGGAATTTTTCAAACTGAGATTTAATCGCAAGAAGAAAGGGATGTACCGGAAAGCGATCACGGAAGCTGCAAAGGCAGTCGAGCACCTGACTCCAGAAATACGAGATCTCTTAACACAGTTTGAGACATAA